In Pantoea agglomerans, the genomic stretch CCCTGACCGTTTTCGTTTTCTTTACTTCACCAAATGTGGCCAGCTTACGTGATTTAGGAAAGTAGTCACCATAAGCGAAAGTGCCCAGTGATATTTTGTTTTGTATTTCGCCCAATAGGCGATCGGCATATTTAATATTGCGTGGGTTCACCTCCAAACCTGAAAGGGGTTCCCGGCAAAGAACCCCTTTATAAGTGAAGGTGAGCTGAAGAGTTTCGCCGGTCTGATGCCGGCGAACTGTTATGCCCCGCGGTAAAGCGGATCCCTGCTCTTTCTTGCCCATCTATTTACCTCTTCAAGATCAATCCAGCGTTCTTGGACGCCGTCCACTTTTAATACGTGAACACCCACCTGCCAGATCTTCCTTTGTATCCGTTTGTTAATGGCATCGACGGATTCACCGGTGGTTTGGCAGTATGTGGAAATGGGCATTACATCAAGGCTCATGCGATTTTCTCCTGAGTCAAAGGTGAACACATTTCAGGTAAATTCGCGCGCACCAGCGCTTCGGCGAACGGTGGCGGAACTGCGTTGCCGCAACGGGCAACCTGCTTGTCTTTGGCGTATTTATTGCCGCGGTAATCCCGATCGATGATGTACCAGGAAGGGAAGCCCTGGGCTGCGTACAGTTCATGCGGCTGAAGCATGCGCATCCCGATATCAACGATTTCGTAGTCAGTACCGTCTACGGTCACCAGGCCGAAACGATCGTTGGTGGTTACGGTGCCGAGCGGATCAGTCAGCCCGATACCGCCTTTCTCATTGCCGTAATACTTCATAAGGAAGGCGCGTACCTCACCGACATGCTGCCCGCCAGCGGTAACAGTCGGCATCGGCTCGTCAGTGCGCTGGCCGTCCCGACAGGTTCCCCGCAACTTGACGAGATTGCTGGTCACCAGAGCATGATGATCAGTGGTCGTGACAGTAAGTGCCGGAGCATCCATACCAGCACCGGGGCCGGAATAGTTGCCGCCGAAGTGCTTGGCCAGAAAAGCGGATACCAGCGCATGCTTACCGCCGCCGGCGACAATGGTTCCGAGTGGGCGAGCAAGTCCTGGCGCGCGCGGCGCCTGCCCGGGTCTTTCACCATAACCGACCTGTATCAGCGTTGGGCTCACCAGCGCGCTTTTCCCTCCGCCGCCGGCCGTTACCGTACCTGCAGGTTCATCCAGTGCGTGGCCTATGCTCTTGCCGAACTGTCGGGAAATGACCGGCGCCAGCCGCGGGCAAATCACATTGGTTCTGTTCTGCGTTAGCAGCGTGAAAAACGGTTTATCTACAGGCCGTGGTTTCATCTGGAATGTGGATCCGCCGGTACCGGCGAACACGGGCGCAACCACCGCATAGCCATGGGTCTGTGTGATTGTCTTGAGCGGCTCATCCAGCGACTGGCCGCGGAAGCAGTCGTACTTCGTTTTGCTGCTGGTGTGGTTGCACTTCACGATAAATGGCGTGGGATTATCGATCACGAAGCGCTGGATGCCGCGGGCGATGCGCTTCAACGTGTTTTCGGCCAGAGGTTTGCTGCGGCCAAAAATGCTCGGGCATGGGATAGACCAGTCGATGCATTCAGCTGCTGTTCGCCATGGTTTTAAGTGGCCAGACTGAACCGTGAGGCTTTTCGGGTCACCATGGGTCGCCTGTGGCCAGACAACCGGCTGCCCATCGCAGCGCATCACCATAAAGAAGCGTTTGCGGATCGTTGGCGCGCCATAATCGCAGGCACGCAGCTCGCGCGATTCAACTGTATAGCCAAGCCCAGAGGTCAGGCGACGCGCGTCGGCGCTTTGGCGGCCGATTTGAAGAAAGTCGCAAACCTCATCCAGCGCGGGATGATCGGCCGGCACGCCGGTGGTCAGCATGCCAACGAACGCAGCGAACGTTTCCCCTGCGCGCGCCGGATCTGGCCGCTCTTCATCGATCAGCAGCGGCCCCCAGGTCTTAAACTCTTCCACGTTTTCCAGCATGATGACGCGTGGTCGCTTAGCCAGAGCCCACCGGATGACGATCCACGCCAGCCCGCGAATCTCCTTTTTGACCGGTTTGCTGCCCTTCGCTTTACTAAAATGACGGCAGTCTGGCGAAAACCATGCCAGACCTACCGGAGCGCCAGCGGTCGCGGCCAGCGGGTCGATATCGAAGACCGACTCACAATAATGCAACGTCTCCGGATGGTTTGTGGTGTGCATGGCGATCGCGTTCGGGTCGTGGTTAATCGCGATGTCAACGCTGCGGCCGGTGGCCATTTCAATCCCGGTGCTGGCACCGCCGCCGCCGGCAAAGTTATCGACGATGATCTCCCTCATTGGGCATGCTCTCCGAATGTGGTGGCAAGCGACTGAGCTGCCGTTATGATTTCAGCGTGCGGCTGGCGTTCCAGCAGCATACGATTGATGTGATGCTTCACTTTTCGCTGGTGGTCATCAGCGAGATTGGACAGGACAGGTAACTGCTGCGCCAGCAGCAGCACTTCAGCGGGCCAGACATTTGACGAAGAATCATGGGGCAGAGTGGGCTGATCATAAGGGGCCCGACGCGCAGCTGCGCGCTCTATCTGCTTCATAAAAGCGGCACCGCGTGCTTCCAAATCGTCGCGGCTTATGTAATCGAACGCTGGTCCGCGCCATTTCTTATCGAACACCGCGATCGCCGCGCCGAATCCGGCGGATGATTCAGCTGGCTGACCATCGGCTGGCCGGTACCAGGTTGGCAGGTCGAAACTGATTCGCCCGCGCACGAAGGCAATGTGATCCGCATCTTCCGGCCACCACACCTCACCAGTGGCCGCTTTTATTAGGAAGACGTAACGCCCACCCAGCTCGCGCATCGCCATGGTGTGCGCCATGATGTGACGCATACCGGTGATATATACGTCCCCATTCATAGCGGCGCGGCTGTAAGGCGGATTTGCGTAGGCTGTGCCATTAAGTTCAGCCAGGCGTTCCGACCAGTTTTGGGTCAGGGCATTATCTTCAGCTGTGTAATACGCCTCGCATTTTGCGTTATCACGGTCGGCAAACAGGTCCAGCACGAATGGACCGAACAGCGAATTTATTCCCCACCAAAGCCGCTCTGGCGATCGCCATTGATCACCAATCTCTTTTAGCTTGTGGGTTGGCTGCGCGCGCAGCTGTTCCAGCGCCGCGCAATATGGATTGAGCGTTATCTCTGTCATTTAAGATTGGCCTCAACGAATAGGGCTGCGATCAGTAGCGTGATCCAAAAAGCACCGATGGCGGCGACTTCATAGAATGGCTGGTGGCGCGCGTAGTGCGCGCGGAGACGTTTTTTCATCTTTACAGGCACAAAAAAACCGCTCACGCGGCTATCGGTAGACGGGGGAACACTCGAGGCGCGCTAATGGCCGCCGCTCGAGTAATCGCTTTTTTACTTGCTCACACGCTGTTTTGTCGGGGTAGATGCGCTCGCTAACCGGCATTGGCTCGGCGGTGGCTGAGGTGATAAGCAGAGCGAAGCCAATTAACGTTGTGCTTACCATTGCCGTTGCCCCTTCTCTATAAACACGATTGTGGACATGTTGAACTTGGCTGCGTACTTTTCTATCGTACTGATATAAGTATGTTTACTGTTCATCAACTGGCGGAGCGTACTGACAGAAACACCGCAAAACCACGCGGTTTTTTTGATGGTCCATTTACGCTCGTGCGCGACTTTGCGTACAGCCAGGTTGAAAGAAAATTGCTCTGCCATCTACTCATCCTCCACGCGCTTAAACTCAATGACCCACACCCACGGGCTAGCCTGCCAGCTTTCCTCTCCGTAAATGGATTTCCACAGCGTCGCGAACGAACCGCGCGCGCTGAGCTGGTGCTGAGTCCATTCCGGCTGATAGTGACGCCAGTAGCCGCCGCGCAATGGCTGCACACCTTCTGCGCGCGCATCGTTCTCGCTAATGTCATTCAGCCGCTCCACACGCACGCCGGTAATCTCCAGCGTTATGCGGGAAGCCCATCGCGGCATGTGGATAGCAGGTCGCCACGGGAAGCCACGGTCCACGCGGTTAGATACGCCAAACTCTTCAGCGTAAACCGCATGCCAGTAGCTGTCTGATGATTTGGGGATTGATGGAATCCAGGTGCGTTCATCGACATTGCCAAACTCATCAAGCGAGTCGTGTATTGCTTGCCACGTCTCACGCACCCACAGGCGATCACCTACTGCACCGAATGGGCAGCGAATAGCCCCCAATACAGGATTCATTTCGGTATGGTCTTTTTTTCCCATCGCAACGAAAATCTCCTGACAGTCAATATCCCATTCCGGTGTAAAACTCACCGCATTCTGGAATAACTTTAGAGCTCTGCGCGTCTGCGTCTTGCGGCCATCCAGAACTGCACGAACCATTTCGGCGTTGAAAATCATCCCGCGTTCAGTCATGGGCTGTCTCCTTGAAATTAGCCTTCCACGCCTGATCCAGTAACCATGTATGCCGGTCATTGCACTTGCGGTAATGCCCACGCCGGCTGGTGATGCTGTAAGGGATGTGATCTTTATTGACCATCCATTTCGCCCAGTGAAAGCGAGGCCATTCTTTAGCGTAAATCGTTCCGTCTGCCAGGATGATACGCAGATTATGGCGCACGTTCTTTTCGACGCCGTTTGCATCAATGTTACTAACCCTGCCGCATTGCTCAAATTGCGCATTTTCAAAATTGATCACTGGCTTAGCCATCACACACCATCCTTACCAGCATTGCTGGCCGTGCGGGCGGGCAGCGTTATGTTTTTTGCGGCGCAGCGGCTGAAATGCCCGTAATAATCGCCTTCGTCAAACTTGATGAGTGTGCCGCTGGCGCGCCGGTGGTGCATCCACATTAAAGCGCAGGAATCGACCGGAACGCCGCGGGCGCGTTGCTTAATCATTTTCATCACCTTTATCTAATGGGCAATGACGGCCGGAAAATGCTGGCTCACCATCATGGATTTGCGGGCAACGAGGGTGGCAGCATTCACCGTCTTTTGCTGCAGCACAGTGTTCAGGGGGAGCATCCTGTACCTGAATGGCATTACCCACACGCATTTCTTCAACCGTTACCAGTCGAATTTCCACCGGATGAACCGGACGGGCTTTAAGCAGACCACCGTCCAGCGCTGTTAACTGGGATGCCAGAAGATTTGCTTCAAATTCGTCCAGTTTTCGCAGGTAACCCTGACCAGTTCGAGCATCGGTGAAAACCAGAGCGGCATTCGATAATTGGATTGTTTTAGCCATGATGATTGCCTTTCAAATCGTTGTAGCGCTGGAGGAACAGAACGCGCGACTGCCGCGGATTAAGCGGAGAAAGAAGAAACGGTGCAGGCTCTACACCTTCGAGGATTGGCCAAGGTGTGCCGTCATCTAAATCGAGGTCGCGGCGTTCTGTGGCCAGCATGATCAGGTCTGCTCGCTTAACTTCAGGCCATTTACCAAGAGTGCGGATACCGAAACGCTTAGCTACTGCCAACTCCACGCGCTTTTCTATTTCCTGATAATCGGGCAGCAGTGCTTTAAGGGGAGACACGCAATCACCGATGTATGCTTCCGCTGCGTCGTGTAAAAGTGCATCCAGTGCAAACGTCGGTGGAACCAGATAACTGACGTGAACCGAGTGCTGCGCCACGCTGTAAAAGTCCTGCACGTGGCCGGTGAAACGGCACAGATTTGACAGCGCGCAGGCGATGTCTTCGATGCAAATAGCATCGGGAGAAATGTTGTTAAAGTCGAAATGCTTGCCTGACTGAGTGGTTATCCATGACATGGTGAAATCTCATAAAAAAACCGCCTCAGGTGCAGGCGGTTATGGTGAACGGTAATCGAAATATTGGCTGTTTTTAGAACGGAATATCGTCGTCGAAATCCGGCTGCGGTTGCTGCTGCATACCGCGTCCGCCGGCATTTTGTGCCAGCCGCGAGGTATTGCCTGTGCCACCAGTCTGCTGACCTCCCAGCATAGATCGCGGCTGATTTGCCTGTGTATGTGCCATGCCACTGTGGGTAGGTGGCTGGCGTTCATCCCGATCTGAAAGCGTAGCCAGCAGCTTATCAACCGCTTCAGCGGGTAGATTTTCCATCGCCTCTTTGTAGGTTTTGCGGGTCTTTGTGCCAAAGGCCTGGCGAATCTCAAATCTATAGCCATCACCGCCATCGCCTTTGGTGTAGAGCACCTTCTGCAGGACAAACCCGATAGGCTTACCTTCAAGCTCGCGGCAATGCATTTCCGGACCGTTCTCGCCCTGAACCTCAGTAGCAAATAGCTGTTTGGTGTTGGTGAGACCCATGATGGCGTTGATCATCGCAGTGCCCCCCTTTAGCGGGGTGCCATCACGGCCAATGTATGAAATGCGCAGGTAATTAATGGCGCCCACGTCCGCATCCATTGAGAGCTCAATCGACTGCGACTGCGAATCGCGGCCATTGGTAAACAGCGCTGTGCGGATGTTGCCGGTATACGCGCCGGTTTCAGTGGCGCCACCCGGACCAGAGGTTTTTGCTGAGTCCGGATCGAAGATGAAGATAGGGTTTTGCATTATGCGGTAGCTCCGTCATTGAGTTCGTAATAGTCCCGTATCGCCGTGTCGACGGCGTTCAGGTCGTTGTCGATCTGGAATTGCTCGAAGAGACCGATCGGCGATTTAACCGGGTCAGTGCCATCAGACTGCGTGGTGAAGTAGTAGCGACCATCCGTCACGCCGGTGCGCAGGGCGATGCTGAACATGCCCTCAACTGTGATTTTCTCGTCCAGCATCTTGCCGATGGTTTTCATCTTGATGCGGCCGGCGGGCGTCTCTTCGGTATGCGCGAGGAAATAAACAATCAGGTCATCTTCGGCTGCCTGCGCCGCGCGGATCACATCCCATGCGCCGCCGCCAATTTCCGTGAACTTCTCGAACGATTTTTCACTGCGGCGCCGCATGAACTGGTTGCCCATCACGTATTGGAAATCGTCGACCACAACAAACTTTTTACCGGCGCGCCGCGCATGGCTGATGATTAGCACAATATCGCCAGGCACATCAGTGAAGAAAACATTCCCGGTTTTCGCGGCAAAATCGCGTGGCTTCCAGCCGCTGGACTTGAAGGGCAGACGCTTATTTTCCGGGTTGATCAGGAAGCCATGATCGGGATTGAGATGCATCAGGCTGGCCGATTTGCCTGAACCTGAGTCACCCAGGATAAGGACCGGGATACCCATATCAGCCCCCTTGCTGCAGGTGATGTTGCATGGTGAATGTCTGGTCTTCATCCAATTCCATATTTCCCAGCGCCCAGCGTAGATAGCCGGGATCTTTGGCGGCTATCTCTTCGAACGTTTTGCCCTTGTGCTTACCGAAACGCATAGCATGCAGCAGGGAAGGGCGCGCGGAGATGTCGCGCATCTGGGCGATCGTAAAACGTGCTTCACGGTTCAGGCGCAGCAGCAGCGCAGCCGTGACATAACAGTCATATAGCGCGCGGTGCGCGTGCAGGTGTTCCGGCACTTCGACATCAAGCATGAAGTGATAACGTAGGTACTGGTTCGAATGGCTTTCCAGCTCTGGATAGAGCTTCCGCGCCAGCTTGAGCGTGCAGATCCAGGGGCCCGTGATTTGCGGCAGCTTGGGGCGGTCAAACGCGGCATTGTGCGCGACATAAACAGATGCGCCCAGATAGCGGCCAATCACGTTATCAATCGGCAGCGCGTCGGCGACCATTGCATCGGTGATGTGGTGTACTGCCATCGCAGCGGTAGTGATTGGCTCAGGCGGCTTAACGAAGTCGCTCATCGGGTTACACAGCGTGCCATCGACAATATCGATGCTGGCAATCTCACACACGCCGCCTTCAAAGCTGGTGGTTTCAGTGTCGATCACGCGAATAACTGCAGACATTCAGGGCTCCTGTTCGGGCGTCGGCGTTCGCATCGCGCTGCGCAAGCTGGTTTGCCAGCTGCTGCAGGTCCGCCGGGGTTAAGTGGTTTTGTTCGCATATGGCGAGGACGGTGCTCATCGCGAGATTGCGCATTGCTTCGCTGATAGCGAAATCGGTCGGGATAATGGTTTCTACATCCATCCGGCGCACATCCCTGCTACGACAAGCGCGGCTACAATGACCGGTACCAGCCAGTGGCGGCGGCGCGGGTGAAAATCGGCGCCAGTCAAGCGGTGGCGAAACTGCAGGCGTTCAATGGGGCTCATGAATAGTTTCTCCGTTTAACTCCCAGGCGGCTCGCCGGGACGCGAATTGATTGCTGATAGCGGTGTGCGCACTGGCTATCTGCGCAGAAAATTTTGTTTTCGGTGCGGTTCCAGAACTGGATTACGCGAAGGGCTGTATCACCGAGGCGCCGGAAGCGGCCGCAGTAATCGCACAGCTCTGAATCGATGAATTCGGTACCGGACTGCAAAACTACCCACTCGCTGAACCGCCGGTGCTGGCCATCCTCATCAATGAAGTTGATGAATGTGTCATCGACGCCTTTGTAATCCGCCTCAATGCTGCAGCCGTTGAAAATTACGCTCTGGTTACCGATACGGATCGGCGTTCCGATGGGCAGTTCGCCGAGGCGCTGCCGCGTCAGTTTGGGGATGATGTGCATGGGATTTCCTCGGTTAGCTGATCTGCAGTCAAAAAAATGCCCCCGAGGCGGGGGCTAAAGACTACACACAGCATTTAGTGGGTGTGGCGCCAGGCGCTGATCTTCTGGTTGTCTCTGTGGACTGCAATTCACCACAACGGGCTGGCAACTCATCCGGCTACACCACTCATCGGCTGGGCCCAACCCCGCTCGCCTGATGGGAGTTGAACCCATCCACCGTACTCGTTACCACGGAATCGAACCGCCACCCCGTTGTGTGCCGGGATGATGCCCGGCTTATCCACCGCCTTTACTTTTAAGCCCAACATATAGCTGCGGTACTCCGGGCTTGCCCTGGTCAGGCGCTAATCCTGCTGAGACGGGGCCAATGCTGCGCAAAACTCGTCAAAACTTAATACTTCATCGTCTTCGCTCAGGCTTTCGAAGTAGGCTTCATATGCTTCATCCATCATCAATTTCCTCTTTCGCTGAAATGGTCAGTTCGTTTTGATGCTGCGCCCGAAGCGTGCTATCAGCCTAAATCCCGGCGGAGCCGTCCGGCTATGACTGCCTCGCTGCCTATGGGCGCAGCTCAAAAGAAACTGAATCACCACACTGTCCGCCGCATGCCTGGGATGCCTTAGCCCCGTAGAGCCAGGGGATGCCAGGGTGCTGAGTTCGGGCCTCTCGGCCGCCAGCGCGGTGATATCTGGTTCGATTGTTAAAGAGCGGCAGCGCTCTGCGTTGGTCTGCGTCGTGCTGTGAGGTGAATATATTGCGTCACACGCATATGCGTCAAGCGCATATTTGAAGATGGGAGATTTCATCAGGTTGGTTTTTATTTAACCTTTTGAATCGAAGAGAATTAAAATTTGTGATTTTTTTGCGATAGGCACAAAAAAGCCCGCATAAGCGGGCTGAACGGTTGAGCGGATGGTTTAACCGTGACGGCGGAACTGCTGCGATTGACTCAGCATAACGCGTCCAGATACATGGAGCATTTCGGCTTCTTCAGGGTTGATGGTCCATTCACGATATTTAGTGTTGTCAGAGATAACGAGCAGGTCGGCTTTAACTTTTTGCAAGCGCTTAACGTAAGTATCCCCATTAAAATCAAAGACATATATACCATCCCCATCAAAGTAATTGACGCGTTGGTCTACAAATATCAGATCTCCGGGTTCGATTGTCCCCTGCATGCTATCGCCGCGAACGTTGATGAGTTTAACCATTTCCTGAGGTGCGGAGCCGAATATCAGCTTCGCTTGTTCGGGATCATATTCAATAGATCTAATGACTTCCACCACATCCCTAGATGGTGAACCATTTCCGGCGCTGGCGGATACTTCAAGCACATCAACCCTATACACATCATCCCTCCTCGCATTAGTTAGCGAAACAACACTGTATGAATCCACAGTATCATTTACATCACTGGATGAAAATAGGTCGGAAGTTGGCACCTGAAGCGCAGCGGCAATTTTTTTTAATTGCGCATCACTGTAACCCTGTTTACCGCGCTCTAAGCGCGACAGGTTCCCCACATCGCTGTCCGCCAGCAATGCCAGTTCATTAAGGGTCATTTTTTTCGCCTTGCGGATTTGGCGAATTTTTTCTCCAACGTTCATTGGTCCATTTGAAACCATTTATGCGTCACTCGCAAAGCGTGTTGCGCAAATTATGCGGATGCAATAATATGCGTACAGCGCATTAAATGAGGGCGTAACATGCAAAATATGCGGACACCGCTGCGAAGAATGCGTGAAGCGAATGGACTCACCATCAGTGAGGTCGCGCTGGCTGTACAGATTGATGTCGGAAACCTGAGTCGCATTGAACGCGGCATCCAGGTCACCTCAATCGAAACCGCTGAAAAAATATCTCGTTACTTCCAGGGGAAGATCAGCGAGATGCAGATTCTTTATCCGCAGCGGTACATCCAGCAAACCAAAACTGAGTGAAGGGCATTCATTTCACTGCGAATGCTCCAGCAGTGCTGGAGCGCCTGTTCAATAAAAATTCGATAAAGGAAAAATATCAATGGATTCAAACACAACGTCACGCAACAAAGCGCGTGATATCGAAAGCGAGATTGTCAGCCGCATCGCCGCTCAGGGGGTGACGGCAGTTGC encodes the following:
- a CDS encoding excisionase, which translates into the protein MSLDVMPISTYCQTTGESVDAINKRIQRKIWQVGVHVLKVDGVQERWIDLEEVNRWARKSRDPLYRGA
- a CDS encoding DNA cytosine methyltransferase, encoding MREIIVDNFAGGGGASTGIEMATGRSVDIAINHDPNAIAMHTTNHPETLHYCESVFDIDPLAATAGAPVGLAWFSPDCRHFSKAKGSKPVKKEIRGLAWIVIRWALAKRPRVIMLENVEEFKTWGPLLIDEERPDPARAGETFAAFVGMLTTGVPADHPALDEVCDFLQIGRQSADARRLTSGLGYTVESRELRACDYGAPTIRKRFFMVMRCDGQPVVWPQATHGDPKSLTVQSGHLKPWRTAAECIDWSIPCPSIFGRSKPLAENTLKRIARGIQRFVIDNPTPFIVKCNHTSSKTKYDCFRGQSLDEPLKTITQTHGYAVVAPVFAGTGGSTFQMKPRPVDKPFFTLLTQNRTNVICPRLAPVISRQFGKSIGHALDEPAGTVTAGGGGKSALVSPTLIQVGYGERPGQAPRAPGLARPLGTIVAGGGKHALVSAFLAKHFGGNYSGPGAGMDAPALTVTTTDHHALVTSNLVKLRGTCRDGQRTDEPMPTVTAGGQHVGEVRAFLMKYYGNEKGGIGLTDPLGTVTTNDRFGLVTVDGTDYEIVDIGMRMLQPHELYAAQGFPSWYIIDRDYRGNKYAKDKQVARCGNAVPPPFAEALVRANLPEMCSPLTQEKIA
- a CDS encoding phage N-6-adenine-methyltransferase, coding for MTEITLNPYCAALEQLRAQPTHKLKEIGDQWRSPERLWWGINSLFGPFVLDLFADRDNAKCEAYYTAEDNALTQNWSERLAELNGTAYANPPYSRAAMNGDVYITGMRHIMAHTMAMRELGGRYVFLIKAATGEVWWPEDADHIAFVRGRISFDLPTWYRPADGQPAESSAGFGAAIAVFDKKWRGPAFDYISRDDLEARGAAFMKQIERAAARRAPYDQPTLPHDSSSNVWPAEVLLLAQQLPVLSNLADDHQRKVKHHINRMLLERQPHAEIITAAQSLATTFGEHAQ
- a CDS encoding HD family hydrolase; this encodes MSWITTQSGKHFDFNNISPDAICIEDIACALSNLCRFTGHVQDFYSVAQHSVHVSYLVPPTFALDALLHDAAEAYIGDCVSPLKALLPDYQEIEKRVELAVAKRFGIRTLGKWPEVKRADLIMLATERRDLDLDDGTPWPILEGVEPAPFLLSPLNPRQSRVLFLQRYNDLKGNHHG
- a CDS encoding ATP-binding protein, producing MGIPVLILGDSGSGKSASLMHLNPDHGFLINPENKRLPFKSSGWKPRDFAAKTGNVFFTDVPGDIVLIISHARRAGKKFVVVDDFQYVMGNQFMRRRSEKSFEKFTEIGGGAWDVIRAAQAAEDDLIVYFLAHTEETPAGRIKMKTIGKMLDEKITVEGMFSIALRTGVTDGRYYFTTQSDGTDPVKSPIGLFEQFQIDNDLNAVDTAIRDYYELNDGATA
- the exoX gene encoding exodeoxyribonuclease X; amino-acid sequence: MSAVIRVIDTETTSFEGGVCEIASIDIVDGTLCNPMSDFVKPPEPITTAAMAVHHITDAMVADALPIDNVIGRYLGASVYVAHNAAFDRPKLPQITGPWICTLKLARKLYPELESHSNQYLRYHFMLDVEVPEHLHAHRALYDCYVTAALLLRLNREARFTIAQMRDISARPSLLHAMRFGKHKGKTFEEIAAKDPGYLRWALGNMELDEDQTFTMQHHLQQGG
- a CDS encoding XRE family transcriptional regulator; this translates as MNVGEKIRQIRKAKKMTLNELALLADSDVGNLSRLERGKQGYSDAQLKKIAAALQVPTSDLFSSSDVNDTVDSYSVVSLTNARRDDVYRVDVLEVSASAGNGSPSRDVVEVIRSIEYDPEQAKLIFGSAPQEMVKLINVRGDSMQGTIEPGDLIFVDQRVNYFDGDGIYVFDFNGDTYVKRLQKVKADLLVISDNTKYREWTINPEEAEMLHVSGRVMLSQSQQFRRHG
- a CDS encoding helix-turn-helix domain-containing protein, with the protein product MREANGLTISEVALAVQIDVGNLSRIERGIQVTSIETAEKISRYFQGKISEMQILYPQRYIQQTKTE